From the genome of Streptomyces sp. NBC_01317, one region includes:
- a CDS encoding PQQ-dependent sugar dehydrogenase, whose product MQRSAVTAVWAAAVLLVATGCSSDGDGSRTGRIPLPASGTEGTGGTGSTGGASAGAPSTGAEASESAAPAKGSATVVRTLTEGLKSPWGLAALPDGDLLVSSRDEGTITRVAADSGKQTTIGAVPGVSPEGEGGLLGIALSPSYASDHLVYAYFTTESDNRIARMRYDDTRPSGEQLGAPDTVLRSIPKGTIHNGGRIAFGPDKMLYAGTGETGETGLAQDMKSLAGKILRMTPDGAPAPGNPVPDSLVYSPGHRNVQGLAWDSRNRLWAAEFGQNTWDELNLIEPGKNYGWPDVEGKAGKAGFVDPVVQWRTSEASPSGIAYARGSIWMAGLRGERLWRIPLDGRESAAAPQAFFEGRYGRLRTVLAVGGDKVWLVTSETDTRGTPRPGDDKILQLEVS is encoded by the coding sequence GTGCAACGTTCAGCAGTGACGGCCGTATGGGCCGCTGCCGTGCTTCTCGTGGCCACCGGGTGCTCCTCCGACGGCGACGGATCGCGGACCGGCCGGATCCCGCTCCCCGCGTCGGGCACGGAGGGCACCGGGGGTACGGGGAGCACGGGGGGCGCCTCGGCCGGGGCGCCCTCCACCGGCGCGGAGGCGAGCGAGTCGGCGGCGCCCGCGAAGGGCTCGGCGACGGTGGTGCGCACGCTCACCGAGGGCCTCAAGTCGCCGTGGGGGCTGGCCGCCCTGCCCGACGGTGACCTGCTGGTGTCCTCGCGGGACGAGGGCACGATCACGCGCGTCGCGGCGGACAGTGGGAAGCAGACGACGATCGGCGCGGTGCCGGGCGTCTCGCCCGAGGGCGAGGGGGGTCTGCTGGGGATCGCGCTCTCCCCCTCGTACGCCTCGGACCACCTGGTGTACGCGTACTTCACGACGGAGTCCGACAACCGTATCGCGCGGATGCGCTACGACGACACCAGGCCGTCCGGGGAGCAGCTGGGCGCCCCGGACACGGTCCTGCGGTCGATCCCCAAGGGCACCATCCACAACGGCGGCCGGATCGCCTTCGGCCCGGACAAGATGCTCTACGCGGGCACGGGTGAGACGGGCGAGACGGGCCTCGCGCAGGACATGAAGTCGCTGGCGGGCAAGATCCTGCGGATGACGCCGGACGGAGCGCCCGCGCCCGGCAATCCGGTGCCGGACTCGCTGGTGTACTCGCCGGGCCACCGCAATGTGCAGGGCCTGGCCTGGGATTCCAGGAACCGGCTGTGGGCGGCGGAGTTCGGGCAGAACACCTGGGACGAGCTGAATCTGATCGAGCCGGGGAAGAACTACGGCTGGCCGGACGTCGAGGGGAAGGCCGGGAAGGCCGGGTTCGTGGACCCGGTGGTCCAGTGGCGGACGAGCGAGGCGTCCCCGAGCGGGATCGCCTACGCGCGGGGCTCGATCTGGATGGCGGGACTGCGCGGCGAGCGGCTGTGGCGTATTCCGCTGGACGGACGGGAATCCGCGGCGGCGCCCCAGGCGTTCTTCGAAGGGCGGTACGGCCGTCTGCGCACGGTGCTCGCGGTGGGCGGCGACAAGGTGTGGTTGGTGACCAGCGAAACGGACACCAGGGGGACACCGCGGCCGGGGGACGACAAGATCCTCCAGCTGGAGGTCTCATGA
- a CDS encoding DUF6191 domain-containing protein → MIEQLFAPGRKHTTEEQKRLELSRVDVDANDPGRGPIDLASGKVTIRVPTEQAEQTESSEPSEPSDASDASAEPSDPPAPSPEK, encoded by the coding sequence ATGATCGAGCAGCTCTTCGCGCCCGGACGCAAGCACACCACCGAGGAGCAGAAGCGGCTGGAGCTGAGCCGGGTCGACGTCGACGCGAACGACCCGGGGCGGGGACCGATAGACCTCGCCTCGGGGAAGGTGACGATACGGGTCCCCACCGAGCAGGCCGAGCAGACCGAATCGTCGGAGCCGTCAGAGCCGTCCGACGCGTCCGACGCGTCCGCAGAGCCTTCCGACCCGCCCGCCCCGTCGCCGGAGAAGTGA